Part of the Pseudomonas baltica genome is shown below.
ATTGAAAGGGGTAGGGCTGCTGCTCATGAAAAAATCCCGAATTGTTATTGGAGGTGATCAACCTGTAGCGAGGGGGCGGCCCCCGGATAGCGGTATTTCCCCAAGGTTGCCATCGGGGGCAAGCCGCCTCGCTACAGGGTCGGCGTACAAAAGCTTAGCTCATATCAGGGTTATTCTGTCAGCTGTTATGTTGTCGTACAAGATCGTCAAGAGAGGAATGTAGAGCTGAGAGCTGCTCGCGATGCTTAGGGCCCCATATTCAGTTATAGCTAGGCTAAGTAGTGTGCAGCAGTCATTCCAAGAACCGTTCAGTCATCCTGACAGGTCCGATATTTTCGTTTGACATATCTGGAAACAACTCGCTATAAATAGCGCAGTGGTACGACGACTTGTCTCCCCGACAGCGCCGCCACATAACAATAAAACCCGAGTAGACCGCCATGATGAACCTCCCACGTCGGCAGTGCTGTTTCAGCATTCACCACACCCGATCGTCCGCCGAGGTGTTCGGCAACCCTTCATTCTTGCTCGTACCGGTCAGCTGAGCACAGCTGCCATCGGGGCGGGCGACGCCTTGTCGTAACGGCCCTTGCGTTCACATTCCAACAACAAATTCAGGTGAAACGATGAAAATCAAAGGCATCCGCTGGTGGATGGTCGGGTTGGTCACGGCCGGCCTGGTGGTCAACTATCTGGCCCGCAATACGCTGTCGGTGGCGGCGCCGACATTGATGACCGATCTGAGTATTTCCACCGCGCAATACGCCCAGATCGTGGTCGCCTGGCAAGTCTGCTACGCGCTCATGCAACCGGTGGCCGGCTACATCATCGATGCCATCGGCACCAAGATGGGCTTCGCCATTTTCGCCCTCGCCTGGTCGGTGGCGTGTGCGGGCGCGGCCATGGCCACGGGCTGGCAAAGCCTGGCGTTTCTGCGCGGGCTGTTGGGCCTGACCGAGGCTGCGGGTCTGCCCGCCGGCGTCAAGGCCACCACCGAATGGTTCCCGGCCAAGGAACGCTCGGTGGCGATCGGCTGGTTCAATATCGGCTCCTCATTCGGTGCGCTGCTGGCGCCGCCGCTGGTAGTCTGGGCGATTCTGCACAGCGGCTGGGAGTTGGCGTTTCTGGTGGTAGGCGGCCTGGGTATCGTCTGGACCGGCCTGTGGGCAGTGTTGTACAAGCATCCCAAGGATCAGAAAGCCCTCAGTGACACTGAGCGCGAGTACATCCTGTCTGGCCAGGAGGCGCATTTCAAGGACGTGCCCCGGCAAAAAGGCAGCTGGAAAAAGATCATCACCTCGCGCAACTTCTACGCCATCGCCTCGGCGCGGATCTTGTCGGAGCCGGCCTGGCAGACGTTCAACGCGTGGATCCCGCTGTACCTGATGACCGAGCGTCATATGAACATCAAGGAAATCGCCATGTTCGCCTGGTTGCCCTTCCTGGCTGCCGACATCGGCTGCGTGCTGGGTGGCTACCTGAGCCCGTTTTTCCATCGCTACCTGAAGGTTTCGCTGTTCACATCACGCAAGCTGGTGATGCTGTTCGGTTGCCTGTGCATGATCGGCCCAGCCTGCATTGGCCTGGTGGACAGCCCGTACACGGCCATCGCCTTGCTGTGCATCGGTGGCTTTGCCCACCAGACCTTGTCCGGGGCGCTGTATTCGATCACCTCTGACTCGTTCGGCAAGAACGAAGTGGCGACAGCGACCGGTATGGGCGGCATGTTCGGCTATCTGGGGGCTGCAGCGTTCACCATGGTGTTTGGTGTGCTGGTCACCAAGGTCGGCTACAGCCCGCTGTTCGTAGTGCTGGCGGCGTTCGACCTGATCGCGGCGGTGGTGGTGCTGAGCGTGGCGCGCGCGCTGGTCAAGCCGCCAGAGCCGCGTGTTTCGCCAGATACCACGATAGGCGGGAACGCTTTGCCTTCAGCTTGATGCGGCTGGCTTGGGCCGCGATGGCGTCTTGAAGGACGCCTTCGCGGGCAAGCCTTGCTCCCACAGCGTTGACTGACCCTGAATCGTACACCTATGGGGTCAAAGGTGCGCTTTCGACGGCGTAGAGGCTAGTATCTATTGCACACCGCGAGTCGCACAATTCGAGTTCGGCTAGCACTGCGGGGAGCAAAGCCTGCTCGCGAAGAGGTCCGAACAGGCAACTCAAGCTCCTACGGCAATATCTTCACGGTATAGAACGCCGCTGTGTCGTAGGGCACTGACACCGGGTCCTTGCCCTTGAGATCCACATGATTGGCGATCACCCCTCGCACTTTGGCCAGAATAGCGTCCTGTTCAGTCTGGGGCTTGGAGGCGATAAAGCTGATCGACTTGACCCGATTGACGACCACATCCTCCGGCGCGCCCGTGTGCAGATGGGCGAAATGTTCCTCGTGCAGCGGTGCGAACTTCCCATAAGGGAAGACCTTGCGCCACTCCTGGCTGTAGTAGCGCGGATTGTCGCTCGCCACCTCGCTGACCAGCCCTGCCACTTCGGCGACCCAGGGCTCGCGGGTATCACGCAGATTCCATAGCATCACCAGGCGCCCACCAGGCTTGAGTACCCGATGGATCTGCGCCATGGCCTCGTTGTTGGCAAACCAGTGAAAGGCGTGGGCGCAGACGACCACGTCTACCGAGTGATCGCGCAGTTCGCTTGGCAGCGCTTCGGCTGCTGCCAGGTAGGCGGGTACCTGAGGGAAATTCTTCTTGAATCGGTCGAGCAAGGCCTGCACCGGTTCAACGGCGATGACCTTGGCTTCAAGATCCAGCAAGAGCTGGGTGAACTTGCCGGTGCCAGCACCGAGGTCGAGCACCACGGTGTCGTGGCCGACCTTGATGACGTCCTTCAACCACTTGTTGACCTGTGGAGGGTAGCCCGGCCGGCCCTTGGCATACACATCGGCAGCTTGCACATAACCGCTGAACGCGGACCAATGGAGCATTTCTTTTATGGATTTCATGGATGCCCTCAAACGAATGTCTACGCCATTGTTCTTCTCAAAGCGTAGTCAATCCCTCAGGCATCGCCGGGTTTTGTTTGGGTTGCGAGGGGGGCTGCCCCCTCGCTACAGATTCAGAAGAGGGCATGGAACAACGCGTACAACCCCGCCGACAGCAACATCGCCGCAGGCAGCGTGAACACCCACGCCAGCAACAGGTTGCGCACGGTCGCCCATTGCAGGCCGCTGCCGTTGGCGGCCATGGTGCCGGCGACGCCCGAGGACAGCACGTGGGTGGTGGAGACCGGCATGCCGAACACGTCCGCCGCGCCGATGGTCGCCATGGCCACCAGTTCGGCGCTGGCGCCCTGCGCATAGGTGAGGTGGGTCTTGCCGATGCGCTCGCCGACCGTCACCACGATGCGTCGCCAGCCGACCAACGTGCCCAGGCCCAGCGCAATGGCCACAGCGACCTTGACCCAGGCCGGAATGAACCGCGTGGCTTCGTCGATCTGACGCTTGAACTCGTTGAGGTTGGTCTGCGTCTGGGCGCTGAAACTGCTCAGGTGCTGCTGGTTGACCAGGCGAATGGTCTCGGAGGTCAGGAACATATCGTTGCGCACGTTGTTCATGGCCTGCGCCGGCACGCGGTCCAGGGTGCCGTAGTTCTGCACCTCGTCCGCAATGCGCCCAGTGACGGCGGCCAGTGCCGGTACCACTTGGGGGCTGTTCTGATGGGTGCGTACGAACTCCAGCAAAACCGCGTAAGGATCTGCCGGTGCCGCCCCAGGAGCAGCTTGCATCAGGCCATCATGTGTGACTTGCGCGACCGCCACGAACTGCGTGGTCTGGGTAGAGGGGACGGCGCGGTTCAGCGCATAGGCCATGGGCAAGGTGCCCACCAGGATCAGCATGATCAGGCCCATGCCTTTCTGGCCGTCGTTGGAACCGTGGGCAAACGACACGCCGCTACAGGTGAGGATCAGCAG
Proteins encoded:
- a CDS encoding inorganic phosphate transporter, which translates into the protein MNTSAEHMHRAVEARPRLEHPVGKRSILLFCGLLIVGMVITAWGIFSDVDQAGTVASTWLPYGLLGLALLIALGFEFVNGFHDTANAVATVIYTHSLPANVAVVWSGFCNFAGVLFSSGAVAFGIIALLPIDMILQVGSSNGFAMIFALLIAAIIWNLGTWWFGLPASSSHTLIGSILGVGVCSALINGRPGSEGVDWNQVTKVGYTLLLSPIVGFVCAALLLMLMRVLIKQRELYRAPVGNQPPPAWIRGLLILTCSGVSFAHGSNDGQKGMGLIMLILVGTLPMAYALNRAVPSTQTTQFVAVAQVTHDGLMQAAPGAAPADPYAVLLEFVRTHQNSPQVVPALAAVTGRIADEVQNYGTLDRVPAQAMNNVRNDMFLTSETIRLVNQQHLSSFSAQTQTNLNEFKRQIDEATRFIPAWVKVAVAIALGLGTLVGWRRIVVTVGERIGKTHLTYAQGASAELVAMATIGAADVFGMPVSTTHVLSSGVAGTMAANGSGLQWATVRNLLLAWVFTLPAAMLLSAGLYALFHALF
- a CDS encoding MFS transporter — its product is MVGLVTAGLVVNYLARNTLSVAAPTLMTDLSISTAQYAQIVVAWQVCYALMQPVAGYIIDAIGTKMGFAIFALAWSVACAGAAMATGWQSLAFLRGLLGLTEAAGLPAGVKATTEWFPAKERSVAIGWFNIGSSFGALLAPPLVVWAILHSGWELAFLVVGGLGIVWTGLWAVLYKHPKDQKALSDTEREYILSGQEAHFKDVPRQKGSWKKIITSRNFYAIASARILSEPAWQTFNAWIPLYLMTERHMNIKEIAMFAWLPFLAADIGCVLGGYLSPFFHRYLKVSLFTSRKLVMLFGCLCMIGPACIGLVDSPYTAIALLCIGGFAHQTLSGALYSITSDSFGKNEVATATGMGGMFGYLGAAAFTMVFGVLVTKVGYSPLFVVLAAFDLIAAVVVLSVARALVKPPEPRVSPDTTIGGNALPSA
- a CDS encoding methyltransferase domain-containing protein; its protein translation is MKSIKEMLHWSAFSGYVQAADVYAKGRPGYPPQVNKWLKDVIKVGHDTVVLDLGAGTGKFTQLLLDLEAKVIAVEPVQALLDRFKKNFPQVPAYLAAAEALPSELRDHSVDVVVCAHAFHWFANNEAMAQIHRVLKPGGRLVMLWNLRDTREPWVAEVAGLVSEVASDNPRYYSQEWRKVFPYGKFAPLHEEHFAHLHTGAPEDVVVNRVKSISFIASKPQTEQDAILAKVRGVIANHVDLKGKDPVSVPYDTAAFYTVKILP